Proteins found in one Brassica oleracea var. oleracea cultivar TO1000 unplaced genomic scaffold, BOL UnpScaffold00884, whole genome shotgun sequence genomic segment:
- the LOC106320328 gene encoding uncharacterized protein LOC106320328 has product MTMKPSPSSSPLISPMIHASLIHLVSPSLIIFVPHVMIHWCPLACSRARKGGTSHRSRLIEDVSNARVTVSTPPDVELYSRELNATGGAVVSPEIYAAKVWIAAITTHLLCDLHPCPCDNVSLQFEIHGETHVCLMIKLSCLFSELLSVLPIWLR; this is encoded by the exons ATGACTATGAAGCCATCCCCATCTTCTTCTCCCTTGATCTCTCCTATGATTCATGCCTCTCTTATTCATCTTGTCTCTCCTtctcttattatttttgttcCTCATGTAATGATCCACTGGTGTCCGTTAGCTTGTTCTCGTGCGAGGAAAGGAGGTACGTCGCACCGGAGCCGATTGATAGAGGACGTGAGCAACGCCAGAGTCACCGTCTCAACACCACCGGACGTGGAACTGTATAGCCGTGAGTTGAACGCTACCGGGGGTGCAGTTGTGTCACCGGAGATCTATGCCGCCAAGGTCTGGATCGCCGCCATCACCACTCATCTTTTATGCGATCTCCATCCATGCCCATGTGATAACGTAAGCTTAC AATTTGAGATCCATGGTGAAACCCATGTTTGCTTAATGATCAAGTTATCATGTCTATTCTCCGAACTGCTTTCAGTTCTTCCGATTTGGCTAAG GTGA